The following proteins are encoded in a genomic region of Flammeovirga pectinis:
- the trxA gene encoding thioredoxin encodes MKAIQNIEEYNQLIANSNNTPVLLDFYADWCGPCQTLLPTVEKLSKEYEGKVTIQKVNIEAVPELATLHKVRSIPNLVFIKNEKVVNTHIGLASEADLRTNLDTLSN; translated from the coding sequence ATGAAAGCAATACAAAATATCGAAGAGTACAATCAATTAATCGCAAACAGTAACAACACTCCTGTTCTATTAGATTTCTATGCAGATTGGTGCGGACCTTGTCAGACTTTACTTCCTACAGTAGAAAAATTATCAAAAGAGTACGAAGGGAAAGTAACTATTCAAAAGGTAAATATTGAAGCTGTTCCGGAATTAGCAACACTTCATAAAGTAAGAAGTATCCCTAATTTAGTTTTCATCAAAAACGAAAAAGTAGTAAACACACATATTGGTTTGGCGTCAGAAGCTGATTTAAGAACCAATCTTGATACACTTTCAAACTAA
- a CDS encoding alpha/beta fold hydrolase, which translates to MLSYTDNKSTLPTLVLIHGFCETKNIWKEFQTVITPYFRVICIDLPGCGQSNPLVKEQPLLSDFADEIYRTLLQLNVKKCTMIGHSLGGYVTLAYANKYPQTLNGIGLFHSTAFADDDAKKDVRVRAAEFVRDNGMKAFVAPMIANLFALKHREQFRTEINAIIEEATHESSEETAKISLAMGLRENHTPLLSSLSIPVLFIIGKEDGAVPLAKSIEQAHLPKDAHVYYMADVGHMGMFEVQTKAQQIILNFLTYANNQVNA; encoded by the coding sequence ATGCTTTCATATACAGACAACAAATCTACGCTCCCCACTTTAGTACTCATTCATGGGTTTTGTGAGACTAAAAATATATGGAAAGAATTTCAAACTGTAATTACTCCTTATTTTAGAGTTATTTGTATAGATCTTCCGGGGTGTGGCCAAAGTAACCCATTAGTCAAAGAGCAACCTTTACTCTCTGATTTTGCAGATGAAATTTACAGAACTCTTCTCCAACTCAATGTAAAAAAATGTACAATGATTGGTCATTCATTAGGAGGGTACGTCACATTAGCCTATGCCAATAAATACCCACAAACATTAAATGGCATTGGTCTTTTTCATTCTACCGCCTTTGCTGATGACGACGCAAAGAAAGATGTTAGAGTTAGAGCTGCAGAATTTGTTAGAGACAATGGAATGAAAGCATTTGTTGCTCCTATGATCGCAAACCTTTTTGCGCTAAAACATAGAGAACAATTTAGAACAGAGATAAATGCTATCATAGAAGAAGCTACACATGAAAGTAGTGAAGAGACGGCAAAAATATCTTTAGCTATGGGGCTCAGAGAAAACCATACTCCATTACTTTCATCACTATCGATACCCGTATTATTTATTATCGGAAAAGAAGATGGTGCTGTGCCTCTTGCCAAAAGTATAGAACAAGCACATTTACCTAAAGATGCTCATGTCTATTATATGGCAGATGTTGGGCATATGGGAATGTTTGAGGTACAAACAAAAGCACAACAAATAATTCTCAACTTTTTAACGTATGCAAATAACCAAGTCAATGCATAA